From Campylobacter showae CSUNSWCD, one genomic window encodes:
- a CDS encoding superoxide dismutase family protein yields the protein MKKIVLASAALGCLLATSALAHEEKVFDPKAGKHLVVTMEQLSEKGNTVVGEVVAIETNYGVALFPNLKGLEGGAHGFHVHQNADCGANEKGLGMKAGGHWDPSDTKKHSFAWDDNGHKGDLPALFVDAEGNAVYPVLAPKIKTIDELKGHSLMIHVGGDNHSDHPKPLGGGGARMVCGVIK from the coding sequence ATGAAAAAAATCGTTTTAGCTAGCGCGGCTCTAGGCTGCCTACTCGCCACTAGCGCCCTTGCGCACGAGGAAAAAGTCTTTGATCCAAAGGCTGGCAAGCACCTAGTCGTAACTATGGAGCAACTAAGCGAAAAAGGCAACACAGTCGTTGGCGAGGTCGTAGCGATCGAGACTAACTACGGCGTGGCGTTATTCCCGAACCTTAAAGGCCTTGAGGGCGGCGCGCACGGATTTCACGTGCATCAAAATGCTGACTGCGGCGCAAATGAGAAGGGTCTAGGCATGAAAGCGGGCGGTCACTGGGATCCAAGCGACACCAAAAAACACTCTTTTGCATGGGATGACAACGGCCACAAGGGCGATTTGCCTGCGCTTTTCGTTGATGCCGAGGGTAACGCGGTTTATCCTGTGCTAGCTCCGAAAATCAAAACTATCGATGAGCTAAAAGGTCACTCTCTAATGATCCACGTTGGCGGCGATAACCACAGCGACCATCCAAAGCCTCTTGGCGGCGGCGGCGCTAGAATGGTTTGCGGCGTTATAAAATAA
- a CDS encoding TIGR02757 family protein gives MDLKTLLDQNVISKNTHADLFAAADPLQVASKFKTPEISLICALFAYGNAKLIVNFLNSLDFSLLDKSEEQIISNLTRHKYRFQSCEDVRQIFITVSRLKKHGDIESAVRTGFEKSGSMIDGVNELIKFIYSLNPYRSEGYEFFFGKPYEKAPQSPYKRYNMFLRWMVRDSDIDLGLFKSLPKSKLLMPLDVHTHRVSLNLGLISRKSYDFRAVRELTDKLCEFDPADPIKYDFSLYRIGQSGELAQILSEIK, from the coding sequence ATGGACTTAAAAACCCTCCTAGATCAAAACGTAATCTCTAAAAATACTCATGCAGATCTGTTTGCCGCAGCCGATCCGCTCCAAGTCGCTAGCAAATTTAAAACGCCCGAGATCTCGCTCATATGCGCGCTTTTTGCATACGGCAACGCAAAGCTAATCGTAAATTTTCTAAATTCTCTCGACTTCTCGCTGCTGGATAAAAGCGAGGAGCAAATCATTTCAAATTTGACGCGACACAAATACCGCTTTCAAAGCTGCGAGGACGTGCGGCAGATTTTTATCACCGTTTCACGCCTAAAAAAACACGGCGATATCGAGAGTGCGGTGAGAACGGGCTTTGAAAAAAGCGGCTCGATGATAGATGGCGTAAACGAGCTTATTAAATTTATCTATTCGCTAAACCCTTACCGCTCGGAGGGGTATGAGTTTTTTTTTGGCAAGCCATACGAAAAAGCGCCGCAAAGCCCGTATAAACGCTACAATATGTTCCTGCGCTGGATGGTGCGCGATAGCGACATCGACCTTGGGCTCTTTAAAAGCCTACCAAAAAGCAAGCTACTCATGCCTCTTGACGTGCATACGCACCGAGTTTCGCTAAATTTGGGCTTAATCTCTCGCAAAAGCTATGATTTTAGGGCCGTGCGCGAGCTAACGGACAAGCTTTGCGAATTTGACCCAGCCGACCCGATCAAATACGACTTCTCGCTCTACCGAATTGGGCAAAGCGGCGAACTAGCGCAAATTTTAAGCGAGATAAAGTAA
- the flgK gene encoding flagellar hook-associated protein FlgK, producing the protein MANIFSSLHIGVSGLDAAQTQITTTGHNITNADSEHYTRQRVVQSAREPFHDMPGDIGTGTKVDTVVRVHDEFTFARLRTSNINLESSEYKKQILEEISQRFPDLQSVGIGRDLQNYFNAWNNLASNPTEGSQKVNLLNSAATLSNSISKAHDMLTKIQKDVDSQIEVAVNEINKYAKQIAQINKEIVRVESVGTTRANDLRDKRDQLELAMSKFAGISVFKGQLQSNNIDPTVTDMGTKHQINISGFNIVDGTTYHPLTVDRISDKSDFKGVFFERDDSKKVDLNGRISGGKLGAALDLRGRRVDDNGEFQDGTIQKYIDNLNTFAKGIINETNNIYARSAVENAVTDELDGLSDSRTLMNFNDDIKHGSFDVVVYNNQGQEVARKTININASTTINDNTRGNSIVRDFNSDTDDNGDNNSLNDVDDYFQANYQYDAATGKGTFGVTAKRNAGEYSVAFVDKGTNFPGIIGLNRVFEGDKAKNMSVKSELMENPHKLKAYSNPTPGNNEVANDMVQMQYKKIIFYSDKHADKEESVEGYYRYITTDLASQTQANNDLNDANTAIHKVAMSEYQSVSGVNLNEELTNLIRFQSSYGAAAKIITTVEKMLDTLLTLKQ; encoded by the coding sequence ATGGCTAATATATTTTCGTCTTTACATATTGGAGTTAGCGGTTTAGATGCCGCGCAGACGCAGATCACTACAACAGGACACAACATCACAAACGCCGACAGTGAGCACTACACTAGACAGCGCGTTGTGCAGTCTGCTAGAGAGCCTTTTCACGATATGCCGGGTGACATCGGTACTGGCACCAAGGTCGATACGGTCGTACGCGTGCATGATGAGTTTACTTTTGCTAGGCTCCGTACTTCAAATATAAATTTAGAATCAAGTGAATACAAAAAGCAAATTTTAGAGGAGATTTCGCAGCGCTTCCCTGATCTACAAAGCGTAGGCATAGGCAGGGATTTGCAAAATTATTTTAATGCATGGAACAACCTCGCTTCTAACCCAACCGAGGGTTCTCAGAAGGTAAATCTACTAAATTCGGCCGCGACGCTATCAAATAGCATAAGTAAAGCTCACGATATGCTAACCAAGATCCAAAAGGACGTGGACTCGCAGATAGAAGTTGCCGTAAATGAAATAAACAAATACGCCAAGCAAATCGCGCAGATAAATAAAGAGATCGTGCGTGTCGAGTCAGTCGGCACTACTAGAGCAAACGACCTACGCGACAAACGCGATCAGCTCGAACTAGCGATGTCGAAATTTGCCGGCATAAGCGTATTTAAGGGGCAACTACAAAGCAACAATATCGATCCGACCGTAACCGATATGGGTACCAAGCATCAGATAAATATTTCAGGATTTAATATCGTAGACGGTACGACGTATCATCCGCTAACAGTTGATAGGATAAGCGACAAGAGCGATTTTAAAGGTGTATTTTTCGAAAGAGACGATAGCAAGAAAGTCGATCTAAACGGACGAATCTCGGGCGGTAAACTAGGCGCCGCACTAGATCTGCGCGGACGAAGAGTGGATGATAACGGCGAATTTCAAGACGGAACCATACAAAAATACATTGACAACCTAAATACCTTCGCCAAAGGTATCATAAATGAGACAAACAATATCTACGCGAGATCGGCCGTAGAAAACGCCGTAACCGACGAGTTAGACGGTCTAAGCGACTCTAGGACGCTGATGAATTTTAACGACGATATCAAGCACGGTAGCTTTGACGTCGTAGTTTATAACAACCAAGGTCAAGAGGTCGCTCGAAAAACGATAAACATAAACGCCTCTACTACTATAAATGACAATACTCGCGGCAACTCTATCGTGCGGGACTTTAACTCCGACACTGACGACAACGGCGACAATAACTCGCTAAACGACGTGGACGATTATTTTCAGGCAAACTACCAATACGACGCAGCAACGGGCAAAGGCACGTTTGGCGTAACAGCTAAAAGAAATGCCGGCGAATACAGCGTCGCTTTCGTCGATAAAGGTACCAATTTCCCGGGTATCATTGGACTAAATAGGGTTTTTGAGGGCGATAAAGCTAAAAATATGAGCGTAAAAAGCGAGCTGATGGAAAATCCGCACAAGCTAAAAGCCTACTCAAATCCGACTCCTGGCAACAATGAAGTCGCAAACGATATGGTGCAAATGCAGTATAAAAAAATCATATTTTACTCCGACAAGCATGCAGACAAGGAGGAGAGTGTCGAGGGATACTACCGCTATATCACCACCGATCTAGCTAGCCAAACTCAGGCAAATAATGATCTAAACGACGCAAATACAGCTATCCATAAAGTTGCTATGTCTGAGTACCAGTCGGTTAGCGGCGTAAATTTAAACGAGGAGCTGACAAACCTCATACGCTTTCAAAGCAGTTACGGTGCGGCGGCTAAAATCATCACGACCGTAGAAAAGATGCTCGATACCTTGCTCACGCTAAAGCAATAA
- the flgN gene encoding flagellar export chaperone FlgN, whose protein sequence is MLKRYLDEAMGVLDELIAQTTEDIEKIKLADHTKVDDSVRRKNELVKKFESVKSLLDKELLRVSRENGGVNLSSILDDEVKTSLTLMRSKLEELYSKNKEYAKYVVGVKEFFDSLLKNMFKSESGSYDKEGLTPESLFKTRV, encoded by the coding sequence ATGCTTAAAAGATATTTGGATGAGGCGATGGGCGTACTAGACGAGCTCATCGCTCAAACTACGGAAGATATAGAAAAGATAAAACTAGCCGATCACACTAAGGTCGATGATAGTGTCAGGCGCAAAAATGAGCTAGTTAAAAAATTTGAATCCGTAAAATCGCTGCTAGATAAAGAGCTTTTAAGAGTCTCAAGGGAAAACGGCGGGGTAAATTTAAGCTCTATCCTTGATGATGAGGTGAAAACATCTCTAACTCTTATGCGCTCAAAACTTGAAGAGCTCTACTCAAAAAACAAAGAATACGCAAAATACGTCGTCGGAGTGAAAGAATTTTTCGATAGCTTGCTAAAAAATATGTTTAAAAGCGAGTCCGGCAGCTACGATAAAGAAGGCTTGACGCCTGAAAGTTTATTTAAAACAAGGGTTTAA
- a CDS encoding flagellar biosynthesis anti-sigma factor FlgM, giving the protein MIGTLGAKLGMSPQQITRSNDVKKSENMEKTQGKEESKVAKIAEQIANGTYKLDMSKTAKAIADTLL; this is encoded by the coding sequence ATGATAGGAACTTTGGGAGCTAAACTGGGCATGAGCCCGCAGCAAATCACTCGCTCAAACGACGTAAAAAAGAGCGAAAACATGGAAAAAACACAAGGCAAAGAAGAAAGCAAGGTCGCAAAGATAGCCGAGCAGATCGCAAACGGAACATATAAACTAGATATGTCTAAGACTGCAAAAGCCATTGCTGATACGCTTTTATAA
- a CDS encoding rod-binding protein has protein sequence MLNVDTSAALSSYNKFATSSIENRRADKPQSEQDALLKEQTDAFEAFLVKSVLDIALKDENPLFGKDAGDEIYHSMYNDTMSKALSGNLGFSELLFNYLKERA, from the coding sequence ATGCTAAACGTAGATACTTCGGCGGCTTTAAGCTCGTATAATAAATTTGCCACTAGTTCAATCGAAAATAGACGTGCAGATAAGCCTCAAAGCGAGCAAGATGCGCTTTTAAAAGAGCAAACCGACGCTTTTGAGGCGTTTTTAGTTAAAAGCGTGCTGGATATCGCGCTAAAAGACGAAAATCCATTATTTGGCAAAGATGCCGGAGATGAGATCTATCACTCGATGTATAACGATACTATGAGCAAGGCTCTGAGCGGAAATTTAGGCTTTAGCGAACTTTTATTCAATTATTTGAAAGAAAGGGCTTAA
- a CDS encoding flagellar basal body P-ring protein FlgI, with product MKLAACLLTLAISAFAAQIKDIANVVGVRENQLIGYGLVVGLNGSGDGSSSEFTIQSLSNMLQSVNVKIKPDDIKSKNTAAVMVIAKLPPFARQGDKLDVVISSIGDAKSLQGGTLLMTPLKGVDGDIYALAQGSLTIGGKTASRGGGSKGGNHVTAGTIPSGAIVEREIAYDIYNQEAIFLSLKESNFDTASNIQRAVNLNVGGDSAVAVDSRTIRIAKPNGANMVDFVARVLNLDVDYKALDKIVIDERTGTIVSGINITVDPVVITHGDITIKIEPSSYDDMAANQQTIDLQDGAAVDPLTNMLKISGEKTTVASVARALSKMGATPSDIIAIMENLKRVGAIHVNLEII from the coding sequence ATGAAACTAGCGGCATGCTTGCTAACCCTTGCTATATCGGCTTTTGCTGCGCAGATAAAAGACATCGCAAACGTCGTGGGCGTGAGGGAAAATCAGCTGATCGGATACGGCCTGGTCGTCGGTCTAAACGGCTCTGGCGACGGCAGTAGCTCGGAGTTTACGATCCAGTCTCTTTCAAATATGCTTCAAAGCGTAAACGTAAAAATCAAGCCAGACGACATCAAATCAAAAAATACCGCCGCGGTAATGGTTATCGCAAAGCTACCGCCGTTTGCTAGGCAAGGCGATAAGCTTGATGTCGTGATCTCATCTATCGGCGATGCAAAGAGCCTTCAGGGCGGAACGCTTTTGATGACTCCGCTTAAAGGCGTGGACGGCGACATTTACGCTCTAGCACAGGGGTCGCTAACCATAGGCGGTAAAACCGCATCTCGCGGAGGCGGAAGTAAAGGCGGCAACCACGTAACCGCGGGCACGATCCCAAGCGGCGCTATCGTGGAGCGCGAGATAGCGTACGATATCTACAATCAAGAAGCGATATTTTTAAGCTTAAAAGAGTCAAATTTCGATACTGCTTCAAATATCCAAAGAGCCGTAAATTTAAATGTAGGCGGCGATAGCGCCGTAGCCGTCGACTCTCGAACGATCAGGATCGCTAAGCCAAACGGCGCAAATATGGTTGATTTCGTAGCCAGGGTGTTAAATTTGGACGTGGATTATAAAGCGCTAGATAAGATCGTAATCGACGAGCGCACCGGCACGATAGTAAGCGGTATAAATATCACTGTTGATCCCGTCGTCATCACCCACGGCGATATCACGATAAAGATAGAGCCTAGCTCATACGACGATATGGCGGCAAATCAGCAAACAATCGATCTGCAAGACGGCGCAGCGGTTGATCCGCTAACTAATATGCTAAAAATCAGCGGCGAAAAAACCACCGTAGCTAGCGTCGCAAGGGCGCTAAGTAAGATGGGCGCGACACCTAGCGATATCATCGCGATAATGGAAAATCTAAAACGCGTGGGCGCCATACACGTAAATTTGGAGATAATATAA
- the rsmD gene encoding 16S rRNA (guanine(966)-N(2))-methyltransferase RsmD: MKNLYATISSGKFKGKKLLLPSLQTTRSTKSIVKGSFFDSFRYELAGKIFVEAFGGSALMAAEALSNGAAKAYAVEIDKNAYKIALQNAKLIGDELEIVNGDTFEMTPAIVARQNLPVILYLDPPFDIRDGFADVYEKCANLARNLPKDKIYIIAFEHASHLNLPENIGAFTLLKSKKFGNTSLSYYS; encoded by the coding sequence TTGAAAAATCTCTACGCCACGATTTCAAGTGGTAAATTTAAAGGTAAAAAGCTGCTTTTGCCCTCGCTTCAAACTACAAGAAGCACCAAAAGCATCGTCAAAGGTTCGTTTTTCGACTCGTTTCGTTACGAGCTAGCAGGTAAAATTTTTGTTGAGGCTTTCGGCGGTAGCGCGCTGATGGCTGCAGAAGCGCTAAGTAATGGCGCTGCAAAGGCCTACGCGGTAGAAATCGACAAAAACGCTTATAAAATCGCGTTGCAAAACGCCAAGCTTATCGGCGACGAGCTGGAAATCGTAAACGGCGATACTTTTGAGATGACGCCAGCTATCGTCGCGAGGCAAAATTTGCCCGTTATCTTGTATCTTGACCCGCCTTTTGATATCAGAGACGGCTTTGCGGACGTTTATGAAAAGTGCGCAAATTTGGCGCGAAATTTGCCTAAAGATAAAATTTATATAATCGCTTTCGAGCATGCTAGCCATCTAAATTTACCCGAAAATATCGGCGCATTTACGCTTTTAAAATCTAAAAAATTCGGAAACACCTCGCTTAGCTACTATTCTTAG
- a CDS encoding FlaG family protein, with the protein MEIFKVASQPMANVATSSHAQSSTQTREVERTQIQQDTTRNLTEQNNETLSKEVKEATEKLNKQMEDLGTSIRFGYNDKIGAMYVNVMEMKTGEVIRKIPTEQAMKLSEYFKEAVGVLFDKES; encoded by the coding sequence ATGGAAATTTTCAAAGTAGCAAGCCAACCGATGGCAAACGTAGCTACAAGCTCACACGCGCAAAGCTCTACGCAAACTAGAGAGGTCGAAAGGACGCAGATCCAACAAGATACGACACGCAATCTAACCGAGCAAAACAACGAAACGCTAAGCAAAGAAGTAAAAGAAGCCACCGAAAAACTAAATAAACAAATGGAAGATCTAGGCACTAGCATACGCTTTGGTTATAATGATAAGATAGGCGCGATGTACGTAAACGTCATGGAGATGAAAACGGGCGAAGTTATTCGCAAAATCCCGACCGAGCAGGCAATGAAGCTAAGCGAGTATTTTAAAGAAGCCGTCGGCGTATTATTTGACAAGGAGAGCTAA